A single region of the Chryseobacterium culicis genome encodes:
- a CDS encoding DNA gyrase/topoisomerase IV subunit A, with translation MTTEEYSHEGESLKKVSGLYKDWFLDYASYVILDRAIPSIYDGLKPVQRRIMHSMRELEDGRYNKVANIVGNTMKYHPHGDASITDAMVQIGQKELLIDTQGNWGNIYTGDSAAAARYIEARLTPFALEVVFNPKTTDWTKSYDGRNNEPIDLPVKFPLLLAQGVEGIGVGLSTKILPHNFNELINASVAYLKGKKFELYPDFLTAGYLDVSEYNDGHRGGKVRARAKITQTDKHTLVISELPYSKTTTDLIDSILKANEKGKIKIKKIEDNTSDKVEILIHIHNDVSPDKTIDALYAFTDCQVTISPNACVIVGDKPMFLTVSDILKTNTDHTVSLLKKELEIELHELQESWHFSSLERIFIENRIYHDIEEVKTWEEVIKTIDAGLKPHTKHLLRAVTEEDILKLTEIRIKRISRFDLDKFKENIASLEGKIEQVKYHLANLIAYAIDYYLNIQKKYGKDKQRKTELRIFDTIDATKVAVANEKFYANFEEGFIGTSLKKDQYLFDCSDIDDIIIFRKDGSMKVVKVEAKTFVGKDILHVAIWKKNDKRTVYNMIYREGREGPYYMKRFSVTGVTRNTDYPLASDKKGSETLYFSANPNGEAETVTVLLKPNPRIRKNKMEINFSDLAIKGRDSKGNLVTKYAVKKVDMKEEGVSTLAPRKIWFDDTVRRLNADVRGTLLGSFKGDDKILTINTNGEVKLVSFDLGNRFDDEYLVLEKWRPAQPITCIYYDGEKDIYFIKRFLLENTVNVQTFMPSEHPKSFIENVIVANDVTAEIIFAKDKGKERDPETINIDEFITVKGIKAIGNQFTKFKVKAINITIPEPVEEEPEVYEDPEPTGDGDEDGGVIGDLFQGDGNNENE, from the coding sequence ATGACGACAGAAGAATATTCGCATGAGGGTGAAAGCTTGAAAAAAGTTTCCGGTCTATACAAAGACTGGTTTCTTGATTATGCTTCCTATGTAATTCTGGATAGAGCTATCCCTTCAATATATGACGGTTTAAAACCCGTTCAACGAAGAATTATGCACTCCATGCGTGAACTGGAAGATGGCCGTTACAATAAAGTGGCCAATATTGTGGGAAATACCATGAAATATCACCCACACGGAGATGCTTCCATTACAGATGCCATGGTGCAGATTGGGCAGAAAGAGCTGTTAATTGATACTCAGGGAAACTGGGGTAATATCTATACAGGAGACTCTGCGGCGGCGGCAAGATATATTGAAGCAAGACTGACTCCTTTTGCCCTGGAAGTAGTATTTAATCCTAAAACTACAGACTGGACAAAGTCTTACGACGGAAGAAACAATGAACCGATTGATTTACCGGTGAAATTTCCCCTGCTTCTTGCACAGGGAGTAGAAGGTATTGGGGTAGGGCTTTCCACAAAAATACTTCCTCATAACTTTAATGAGCTTATCAATGCCTCAGTAGCCTATTTAAAAGGTAAGAAATTTGAACTGTATCCGGACTTTTTAACAGCCGGTTATCTTGACGTCTCCGAATATAATGACGGTCACAGAGGAGGAAAGGTAAGAGCAAGAGCCAAAATTACCCAGACGGATAAGCATACATTGGTGATTTCGGAACTTCCTTATTCTAAAACGACAACTGATCTTATTGACTCTATTTTAAAAGCCAATGAGAAAGGAAAGATCAAAATCAAAAAGATTGAAGACAATACTTCAGATAAGGTAGAAATTCTGATTCATATTCATAATGATGTGTCTCCGGACAAAACCATTGATGCCCTGTATGCATTTACAGACTGTCAGGTAACCATTTCTCCAAATGCCTGTGTGATTGTAGGAGATAAACCTATGTTTTTGACGGTATCCGATATTCTGAAAACAAATACAGATCATACGGTATCCTTACTGAAGAAAGAACTGGAAATTGAGCTTCACGAACTTCAGGAAAGCTGGCATTTCTCTTCATTGGAAAGAATTTTCATTGAGAACAGGATTTACCACGATATTGAAGAGGTGAAAACCTGGGAAGAGGTAATAAAAACCATTGATGCAGGATTAAAACCTCATACCAAACATCTGTTAAGAGCTGTTACAGAAGAGGATATTTTAAAACTTACAGAAATCAGAATCAAGAGAATTTCAAGATTCGATTTAGATAAATTTAAAGAAAATATAGCCTCACTTGAAGGTAAAATAGAACAGGTAAAATACCATCTTGCCAACCTGATTGCTTATGCTATTGATTATTATTTAAACATTCAGAAAAAATACGGTAAAGACAAGCAGAGAAAAACAGAACTTAGAATCTTTGATACCATTGATGCTACAAAAGTAGCTGTTGCCAATGAAAAGTTCTATGCTAATTTCGAAGAAGGTTTCATCGGAACATCTCTGAAAAAAGACCAATATCTTTTCGATTGTTCAGACATTGATGATATCATCATTTTCAGAAAAGACGGAAGTATGAAAGTGGTAAAAGTAGAGGCCAAAACATTCGTTGGTAAAGATATTCTGCATGTCGCTATTTGGAAGAAAAATGATAAGAGAACGGTATATAATATGATCTATCGCGAAGGAAGAGAAGGACCCTATTATATGAAACGATTCTCTGTAACCGGAGTTACTAGAAATACAGATTATCCGCTAGCTTCAGATAAAAAAGGATCGGAAACCCTATATTTCTCGGCAAATCCTAATGGGGAAGCAGAAACGGTAACCGTACTTTTAAAGCCTAATCCTAGAATCAGAAAGAATAAAATGGAGATCAACTTCTCCGATCTTGCGATTAAAGGACGTGATTCCAAAGGGAATCTTGTGACTAAATATGCCGTGAAGAAAGTAGATATGAAGGAAGAAGGAGTTTCTACTCTGGCACCGAGAAAGATCTGGTTTGATGATACGGTTAGAAGACTGAATGCTGATGTAAGAGGAACATTACTGGGAAGTTTCAAAGGAGATGACAAAATCCTGACGATCAATACAAACGGTGAAGTGAAACTGGTCTCTTTTGATCTGGGTAACCGTTTTGATGATGAATATCTGGTGTTGGAAAAATGGAGACCTGCACAGCCAATTACCTGTATCTATTACGATGGTGAAAAAGATATTTATTTCATTAAAAGATTCTTACTGGAAAACACGGTGAATGTACAGACTTTTATGCCTTCTGAACATCCGAAATCATTCATTGAAAATGTAATTGTTGCCAACGATGTTACTGCAGAAATTATTTTTGCAAAAG